The Thermovirga sp. genomic interval CAGGGCTCCTTCGCGAGGACGGTGTTGACCGTGCCCAGGCTGTTGCCGCCCACGACCAGGGGAACGACGCCGATGCCGTCGTCGAAGAAGGCTCCGCAGGCTATGGCCAGGTTGACCGCCGAAGTCACGGCCCCGGGGTTCGTCGAGAGGCATCCGCCCAGGAGGAATAGGGGTTTCCGGGAAGCCCTGAGCCGACCGAGGATCTTTTCAATGGTCTCCTCGGGGATGCCGGTCTTTTCCGCCAACTTGGCCACGCCGTCGGGGCTGGCTCCATCAGGGTTGATCCCCTGAGCCTTGAAGCCTGCCACCAGGTCCGCCAGCCCCTGGACAAAGGCCGCGCTCTGCTCCGGCGTTGGGGCGACGGCGTCGATGTCGGTCAAGTCTCCGTAGGGGTTGGGTTTGCAGGAGATATTCAACAGGGCGGCCCCGTTCCTGAGGGCGCCCACCCGCATGTAACTGGCTATTACCGGGGCTTCCTCGTCCGGTTCGGCCGAGAGGTTGACCAGGCAATCGCTCTCCAGGATGTTATGGGCGGCGGTGAAGGGGCGGACGCCCTGCCTGCTGAAGGGCTCAAAGCCCTTGACGAAGCCCCTGAGGATGTCGCCGTCGAAAGTGTCGAGCCGCTCCATGCCCAGGCGGTCCTTGAAGAGCGAGACGAAAAGCGCCAGCTCCTCGTCGGTGCATAGGCTCGACACCAGGACACCGTCGCTGTCGGCCTCATGGGCCTTTTCGAAGTTCCGGGCCACCAGTTCGAGAGCTTCCTC includes:
- a CDS encoding 4Fe-4S dicluster domain-containing protein is translated as SCRMCVVEVEKNPKMLTACTTPALDGMVVHTQTEKLREYRRQMLGLIFAGRNHFCMYCSQSGDCELQDLAIEHGMDSVRYPYLYAGFENDATHRDIQIDHNRCILCLRCIRICAEKVGTHTLDLQKRGWNATIISDLGRRLGESDTCTTCGACAQVCPTGTITLREFAYRGRRKDCDDVVESVCPLCPVGCRIKVYVRTGSIARVEGTAVTEPDGGQLCRKGRWTLPRSSERERISVPMIREGSHYREASWEEALELVARNFEKAHEADSDGVLVSSLCTDEELALFVSLFKDRLGMERLDTFDGDILRGFVKGFEPFSRQGVRPFTAAHNILESDCLVNLSAEPDEEAPVIASYMRVGALRNGAALLNISCKPNPYGDLTDIDAVAPTPEQSAAFVQGLADLVAGFKAQGINPDGASPDGVAKLAEKTGIPEETIEKILGRLRASRKPLFLLGGCLSTNPGAVTSAVNLAIACGAFFDDGIGVVPLVVGGNSLGTVNTVLAKEP